In Brassica oleracea var. oleracea cultivar TO1000 unplaced genomic scaffold, BOL UnpScaffold01057, whole genome shotgun sequence, a single genomic region encodes these proteins:
- the LOC106320769 gene encoding uncharacterized protein LOC106320769, with protein sequence MIGDFNEITDHSEKEGGRKCADSSCLPFKQMLSDCGVLEFPFTGNKLSWVGKRSGGTTVRCRLDRAVGNEDWHEKFPHSTVKYLRLWGSDHRPVLADILTKPVRRKKNFKFDKRWLDNEELSFRKALSQWRRQNNVNSEKLVEELKEKVEGLYANDDAISEEISEALKELSTAPKAEELFWRQKSRVLWLRKGDTNSKYFHALVKQRRARNRITQLLDENGNVVEDEEELVAIATSYFRQIFESSIPEDIADALAEVSTTITGDVNEKLTAPVTEWEVKLASFAMHPENALRPDGMTTLFYQKFWDIVKEDLTRMVNQFLFERTMAQGLNDTIPANDRQQIKDTLGIQNEGEMGSYLGIPEDISGSKCKLFAFLKEQLLHRVNGWTGRWLSKGGKEVLIKSILLALPTYVMFSFLLPLEICENLASAITQFWWSLNPPKRGIHWAKWEKIFISGESSLGKYYRLSSPLRTGAVDTPSYIWTSIIVARKLQLLGIRSKVHSGYEINVWEDPWIPSTPARPARARVPVVNPKMTVNSLIDFESKDWDVRLLEQYVDQEDILMIQSMAISPTHRRILFVVAAPKMANIRLSLDIGLL encoded by the exons atgataggGGATTTTAATGAGATTACTGATCATAGCGAAAAAGAGGGAGGCAGAAAGTGCGCTGATAGTTCTTGTTTGCCTTTCAAGCAGATGCTAAGTGATTGTGGGGTGCTGGAATTTCCATTTACTGGGAATAAGCTTTCATGGGTTGGAAAAAGATCGGGAGGGACAACTGTTAGATGCAGATTAGATAGAGCTGTGGGTAATGAGGATTGGCATGAAAAGTTTCCTCACTCAACTGTTAAGTATCTTAGGCTCTGGGGCTCAGATCATCGTCCGGTCCTAGCAGATATTCTCACGAAACCAGTAAGGAGAAAAAAGaactttaaatttgataagCGTTGGTTGGACAATGAGGAGCTAAG CTTTCGGAAAGCTTTGAGCCAATGGAGGAGGCAAAACAATGTGAACTCAGAAAAGTTAGTGGAGGAGCTTAAGGAGAAGGTAGAGGGTCTTTATGCGAATGATGATGCTATTTCTGAGGAGATATCAGAAGCTCTAAAGGAACTATCTACTGCTCCTAAGGCAGAGGAGTTGTTTTGGAGACAGAAAAGTAGGGTCTTATGGTTAAGGAAAGGCGACACGAACTCAAAATACTTTCATGCCCTAGTAAAGCAAAGGAGAGCACGTAATAGGATAACTCAGCTCCTCGATGAAAATGGAAATGTGGTGGAGGATGAGGAGGaattagtagccattgctactagctacTTTAGGCAAATATTTGAGTCTTCTATCCCAGAGGATATAGCTGATGCGCTTGCAGAGGTATCGACGACGATTACTGGGGATGTAAACGAAAAACTTACAGCCCCAGTAACTgaatgggaggtcaaattagCTTCGTTCGCTATGCATCCAGAGAACGCTCTAAGACCAGATGGAATGACAACCCTTTTCTACCAGAAGTTTTGGGATATTGTCAAAGAGGACTTAACTCGCATGGTTAATCAGTTTCTCTTTGAAAGGACAATGGCACAGGGTCTGAATGACAC gATTCCAGCGAATGATCGACAGCAGATCAAAGATACACTTGGTATTCAAAATGAAGGAGAAATGGGTTCCTACTTAGGAATCCCAGAGGATATTAGTGGATCAAAGTGTAAGCTATTTGCTTTCTTAAAAGAACAGTTACTACACAGAGTGAATGGTTGGACTGGTAGATGGCTGtcaaaaggaggaaaagaagtcTTAATCAAATCTATCTTGCTAGCTCTACCGACTTATGTCATGTTCAGTTTCCTGCTTCccttggagatatgtgaaaacctagCAAGTGCCATTACACAGTTCTGGTGGAGTTTGAATCCGCCAAAGAGAGGAATTCACTGGGCAAAATGGGAGAAAAT ATTCATTAGTGGCGAGAGTTCTTTGGGGAAGTATTACCGTCTAAGTTCGCCTTTGCGAACTGGCGCTGTGGATACACCATCGTATATTTGGACGAGTATTATAGTGGCGAGGAAGCTACAACTTTTGGGTATCAGGAGCAAGGTGCATTCaggatatgaaattaatgtgtggGAGGACCCTTGGATTCCTTCAACGCCAGCAAGGCCAGCTCGAGCAAGAGTCCCAGTTGTAAACCCCAAGATGACCGTCAACAGTCTTATTGATTTCGAGTCAAAGGATTGGGATGTACGTTTGCTGGAACAATATGTGGATCAAGAAGACATTCTGATGATTCAAAGTATGGCCATAAGCCCTACTCACCGACGGATACTTTTTGTTGTAGCTGCACCAAAAATGGCCAATATACGGTTAAGTCTGGATATTGGGTTGTTATGA